atggaaatatatttttaaaaaaagaagaattagAAGAATGTTATCCTTTAATTACTTTTtcagaaggaaaaaaaaaaaaaaaattattacatcCATGTGGTATATTCCCATGGAATGTATTTACAGatagttatattttttatgataaagaACCAGATGAAGTTCCTTTTCCAACACCTTTACCtttaaaacaaaatgtaGAAGAAATaactataaaatattatagacaattttataaaaacccATCACCTCAAAATgtacaattatataaagatcatatatatttctggATGGAGCCAGACATACAATATGAACGATtacaagaaaataaagaaacaaATGAAAAGTTACTTGTATTACCACaaacattaaaatataatcaaGCAGGAAAAGCTATAGAAAACAGTCATTTTATTAATTGGATGATACCATCTGCgcttaattatattaaacgTTTATATGGTAAATTATATATCCCTTTgaaatttcctttttatatttatatagaaaataatttcaaaattaatgatacaaaaattattgttatttcaACTTCGCAATATTATATGAGAACATTTTTAATTggtttcatttttataatcatttcGATAATAGCTTTgatattatgtattttttatcttataagaatgaataaatatgaaaataaatgaaatagtagcgttaaaaaaaaaaaaaacataaatataaataaataaatatatatatatatatatatatatatattgtaaatgtggtcacatattttttaaaaaataattttttattagttttttaaaatttttaaaatgtattatttcgATACACATTTAATAACCAAAAGAATTCATAATAAAATTCAGACAAAAAAACGTTTTAtcacatttaatatatatattaaaataattttttttttttttttttccttttttattctgtctcaatatgtataatttttgttgTATATGTAATTGTTATCTATATCATgtcaattttttatttttttcattttttttaataaaaaacaaaaaaaatgagatgaacaaaaaaaaaaagaaaaaacattCACATTTATatagttttatttattaagtattatattattatttcttttcttttttttttttttactagcATGCATggtattttatgtattatatgcAACTATCAAAACTTTTAAATAAACCAAATAATTTGTTTCTACATAAAAGATCaaattataaatgtatttgATATTATACGAGTAAAACACATCacagataaaaaatatatatattatatatatatatatatatatatatatatatgtatatgcatATGTCAgcttattataatttattatattttttcgaATTAATCCACGATTTTTTAATCAGATcccttttttgtttttttaaatatacatgttatttcattatatatatatatatatatattttttttttttttttttcttttttcacgTGCATGCCATTTAAGTATTAATGAGGTGTGTTGGGAAacagaagaaaaaaacaaaataataaataaataaatatgaaaaatataaattgatct
This Plasmodium falciparum 3D7 genome assembly, chromosome: 11 DNA region includes the following protein-coding sequences:
- a CDS encoding LEM3/CDC50 family protein, putative produces the protein MSNLKNDMFISKKKRKFYYKKSSRFVRFLYSFVKWYKMERVVGPVWINKYSSMIYFLMFLFILNLSVGILILILSSKYIECRIPYEYKGETFTKYSIVKVTPEQCKGQKNLKELNGNINVHYEILGMQQNHYKFVSGMKKEQLNGNIFLKKEELEECYPLITFSEGKKKKKLLHPCGIFPWNVFTDSYIFYDKEPDEVPFPTPLPLKQNVEEITIKYYRQFYKNPSPQNVQLYKDHIYFWMEPDIQYERLQENKETNEKLLVLPQTLKYNQAGKAIENSHFINWMIPSALNYIKRLYGKLYIPLKFPFYIYIENNFKINDTKIIVISTSQYYMRTFLIGFIFIIISIIALILCIFYLIRMNKYENK